The following coding sequences are from one Novosphingobium sp. Gsoil 351 window:
- a CDS encoding copper-binding protein has product MKKSLIIASSLALVASLAACKKEAEAPKPAESATANAGSMSDMPMATAMKHGKGVGTVTEIDAAKGMVTLDHGDIAELQWPAMKMGFSIKPDLLSGIKVGDKVNFEIDWDGKAGTVTKIEKASK; this is encoded by the coding sequence GTGAAAAAATCCCTGATAATTGCGTCGAGCCTTGCACTGGTGGCTTCGCTCGCCGCCTGCAAGAAGGAAGCCGAAGCGCCGAAACCCGCTGAGAGTGCTACCGCAAATGCAGGCAGCATGTCCGACATGCCGATGGCCACGGCAATGAAGCACGGCAAGGGTGTCGGGACTGTGACCGAGATCGACGCAGCCAAGGGCATGGTGACGCTGGATCACGGCGACATCGCGGAGCTTCAGTGGCCCGCCATGAAAATGGGTTTTTCCATCAAGCCGGACCTGCTCTCTGGCATCAAGGTCGGCGATAAGGTCAATTTCGAGATCGACTGGGATGGCAAGGCCGGGACAGTCACGAAAATTGAGAAGGCCTCGAAGTGA
- a CDS encoding UvrD-helicase domain-containing protein, whose protein sequence is MKIYSVAIENFRGIRLTKLVLPDHAVLIGDNNTGKSSVLEAIDLTLGPDRLSRRPPVDEHDFYGGKYLAAVATQEAEVEGEAAEAVLVEPADAPKITVEVVITDLSDEQQARFGGSIEWLDVESGAFYTDENPAGVDAANIRAALRVTFLGSYDPDEDDFVGKTYYSRSLTEEETPTPFSKKDKQHCGFLFLRSLRTGSRALSLEHGSLLDIILRLKEIRPQMWEGTIGTLAAFDVASDPAIGISGVLESIDKSLKKYVPREWGVKPHLKVSNLTREHLRKVVTAFIATGDGDHAAPFYRQGTGTINMLVLAMLSQIAEDKQNVIFAMEEVETAIPPYAQKRIVHELRKLAAQSIVTSHSPYVLEEFKLDETVILSRSNDGVLSHAEIALPDSIKHKRYRQEFRTRFCEGLLSRRVLIAEGATEASAFPVAARRLSELNPAVYASLEALGICVIDAGTETQIADLAGLYKGLGKRTFGLCDKQSDPAKADIEAQVERLFMHEEKGIEDLILKNTTQAALERFVDALDWPPHLAAKFPDPKANAIAALKEYFGWSKGNWGIADFLAQCTEAEIPTWIRDACISLKAICDPPPVPPAPPPGGRSGSQRRACRIEGAMVDLTEAQKDVLKADGHQLVVGGPGSGKTTVSILKAANIARETLRPGQRILFLSFARATVSRVFEAIDEEQSVTKEEKKRIEVDTYHSFFWRILKAHGYLVGFPRRMTILTPPNEAIALSALRSGFKANSKLSDDEKAQKAALEVAERMRLATEEGKVCFDLFAERVAILLHGSVKVRELISTMYPFIILDEFQDTSAEQWRAVEAIGKSSTLIALADPEQRIFDFIGADPKRLDHFKDAFKPSTHDLAGENHRSKGTDITHFGNDLLTGKFRQEPYQGIDYEGFASNPNQAFASLVAQVLKARKRLIESGRRDWSLAILVPTKRMTRLVSDNLREPFGNVPPIAHTAAVDMEGPILAAEVIAFLLQKRDHDSCFDEFVDVLCSFFHGRGGAAPTKGDLTEAARFRAALAKWNDCVAKAQACGGE, encoded by the coding sequence GTGAAAATCTATTCCGTTGCGATCGAGAATTTCCGCGGCATCCGCTTGACCAAACTGGTACTGCCCGACCACGCCGTACTGATCGGTGATAATAACACCGGCAAGTCGTCGGTCCTCGAAGCCATTGATCTTACATTGGGTCCTGATCGACTGAGCCGCCGGCCACCAGTCGACGAGCATGATTTCTATGGGGGCAAGTATCTTGCAGCCGTTGCCACACAGGAGGCAGAGGTAGAGGGCGAAGCCGCTGAAGCAGTGCTAGTAGAACCGGCGGATGCGCCAAAGATCACTGTCGAAGTAGTCATCACCGACCTTTCCGACGAGCAACAGGCGCGGTTTGGTGGGAGCATTGAATGGCTCGACGTTGAATCCGGCGCTTTCTATACTGACGAAAATCCGGCGGGTGTCGATGCCGCGAATATCAGAGCGGCGCTTCGGGTCACCTTTCTCGGCTCATATGATCCCGATGAGGACGATTTCGTCGGCAAGACCTATTATTCGCGGAGTTTGACGGAGGAAGAGACACCAACGCCCTTCTCGAAGAAGGACAAACAACACTGCGGTTTTCTCTTCCTGCGCTCGTTAAGAACTGGATCGCGGGCGCTGAGCCTTGAGCATGGAAGCCTGCTCGATATCATCCTGCGGCTGAAGGAGATTCGGCCGCAGATGTGGGAAGGCACGATCGGGACGCTCGCCGCGTTCGACGTGGCGAGCGACCCAGCGATCGGGATTTCCGGGGTTCTCGAAAGCATCGACAAGTCTCTGAAAAAGTATGTCCCGCGTGAGTGGGGCGTGAAGCCCCATCTCAAGGTCTCAAATTTGACCCGGGAGCATCTCCGTAAGGTCGTGACCGCTTTCATCGCGACAGGGGATGGCGACCACGCTGCACCGTTCTATCGACAGGGAACAGGGACGATCAATATGCTCGTCCTGGCAATGCTCTCGCAGATCGCCGAGGATAAGCAGAACGTCATTTTCGCGATGGAGGAGGTCGAGACAGCGATCCCGCCATATGCTCAGAAGCGCATTGTCCATGAGCTGCGCAAGCTCGCTGCCCAGTCAATCGTTACATCGCACTCGCCCTACGTCCTCGAGGAGTTCAAGCTCGATGAGACGGTGATCCTGTCGCGATCGAACGATGGCGTCCTATCGCACGCCGAGATCGCTCTCCCCGATAGCATCAAGCACAAGCGCTATCGTCAGGAATTCCGCACGCGCTTTTGCGAGGGCCTGCTGTCACGGCGAGTGCTCATCGCAGAAGGCGCGACCGAGGCAAGTGCGTTCCCAGTCGCGGCGCGACGGCTGTCGGAGCTGAACCCGGCCGTTTATGCTTCGCTGGAGGCGCTGGGCATCTGCGTAATCGACGCTGGCACTGAGACCCAGATCGCGGACCTCGCCGGCCTCTATAAGGGGCTCGGAAAGCGGACGTTCGGGCTGTGTGACAAGCAGTCTGATCCCGCGAAGGCGGACATTGAGGCGCAGGTCGAGCGCCTTTTCATGCACGAAGAAAAGGGGATCGAGGATCTCATCCTGAAGAACACGACCCAAGCCGCCCTTGAGCGATTCGTCGATGCGCTTGATTGGCCGCCGCATCTGGCCGCAAAATTTCCCGATCCAAAAGCCAACGCGATTGCAGCTCTGAAGGAATATTTCGGGTGGTCGAAGGGCAACTGGGGGATCGCTGATTTCCTGGCCCAGTGCACGGAAGCTGAGATACCGACGTGGATTCGGGATGCATGCATCTCGCTCAAGGCCATCTGCGATCCGCCGCCAGTGCCGCCTGCGCCTCCCCCGGGGGGACGGAGTGGAAGCCAACGCCGAGCCTGTCGAATAGAGGGCGCAATGGTCGATCTGACGGAAGCTCAGAAGGACGTCCTGAAGGCCGACGGGCACCAGCTTGTCGTTGGCGGGCCGGGTTCTGGGAAGACCACGGTTTCGATCCTTAAAGCGGCGAACATCGCTCGTGAAACGCTCAGGCCAGGGCAACGCATTCTCTTCCTGAGCTTTGCGCGAGCGACTGTATCTCGCGTGTTCGAGGCCATCGACGAGGAGCAGTCGGTTACGAAGGAAGAGAAGAAGAGGATCGAGGTCGATACCTACCACTCCTTCTTCTGGCGCATCCTCAAAGCCCACGGATACCTCGTCGGATTTCCCCGTAGGATGACAATTCTGACGCCACCGAATGAGGCGATCGCGTTGTCGGCCCTCCGAAGCGGCTTTAAGGCCAATTCCAAACTATCTGACGATGAAAAGGCGCAGAAAGCTGCTCTTGAAGTCGCTGAGCGCATGCGACTGGCGACCGAGGAGGGCAAGGTATGCTTCGATCTATTTGCGGAGCGCGTTGCCATCCTCCTTCATGGCTCCGTCAAGGTCCGCGAGCTGATCTCGACGATGTACCCATTCATCATCTTGGATGAATTTCAGGACACCAGCGCCGAGCAATGGCGCGCAGTCGAGGCGATTGGAAAGAGCAGTACGCTCATCGCGCTGGCCGACCCAGAGCAGCGCATCTTTGATTTCATCGGTGCTGATCCGAAGCGCCTCGACCACTTCAAGGACGCATTCAAGCCGTCCACCCACGATCTTGCTGGGGAGAACCATCGGAGCAAGGGAACGGATATTACCCATTTCGGGAACGACCTTTTAACAGGCAAATTTCGACAAGAGCCCTATCAGGGTATCGATTATGAGGGGTTCGCTTCAAACCCCAACCAAGCCTTTGCCTCGTTGGTCGCCCAGGTCTTGAAGGCTAGGAAGCGGCTCATCGAATCCGGCCGTCGAGACTGGTCGCTCGCGATCCTCGTTCCCACGAAGCGGATGACCCGACTCGTTTCTGACAACCTTCGCGAACCCTTCGGCAACGTGCCGCCAATAGCGCACACCGCGGCTGTCGATATGGAGGGGCCGATCCTGGCGGCAGAGGTCATCGCATTCCTGCTCCAGAAGCGCGATCATGACAGCTGCTTCGACGAGTTCGTCGACGTCCTTTGCAGCTTCTTCCACGGGCGAGGCGGGGCGGCGCCGACCAAAGGCGATCTGACTGAAGCTGCTCGCTTCCGGGCCGCTTTGGCGAAGTGGAACGACTGCGTCGCCAAAGCGCAAGCCTGCGGCGGCGAATAG
- a CDS encoding AlpA family phage regulatory protein, with protein sequence MARVGMKRSAIYQRMSEGRFPKSRSLGPKCAVWVEAEINDWIQSIAEYSGRTDS encoded by the coding sequence ATGGCGCGAGTGGGAATGAAGCGCTCTGCCATTTATCAGCGTATGAGCGAGGGCAGGTTTCCGAAATCGCGATCGCTTGGCCCGAAATGCGCCGTGTGGGTGGAAGCGGAAATCAACGACTGGATCCAGTCAATCGCGGAGTATTCGGGCCGCACAGATTCGTGA
- a CDS encoding AAA family ATPase, translating into MFIKSIRIENLRAYEDETIEFAPYTGLIGANGAGKSTILCALNIFFRETESASTNLSNLDREDFHRGNRGSARSA; encoded by the coding sequence ATGTTCATCAAGTCTATCCGCATAGAAAATCTTCGGGCCTACGAGGACGAGACGATCGAATTCGCCCCTTATACGGGGCTGATTGGTGCTAACGGGGCGGGCAAGTCGACCATTCTGTGCGCGTTGAACATCTTCTTTCGCGAGACCGAGAGCGCTTCCACCAACCTAAGCAACCTAGATCGCGAAGATTTCCACCGAGGGAACCGGGGAAGCGCACGCTCAGCATGA
- a CDS encoding APC family permease, producing the protein MGLLAAIALVMGSMIGAGVFLLPASLAPFGWNAVGAWIIAICGTLVLATVLARLVEAHPDAGGAVGIVDVAFGDVPAFLVSWVYLISNLTGMVIIAVAAVSYMASLVPIMLEAPLAVVAAVIWAIVLLNLRGLRAAGRFQTATTVIKIIPLIAVISLAVGALAEQKGAIAPFHPSALSLDGLGGAAGLTMFALLGFETVGFAAGRVRDPAKTVPRALLWGTALTGVFYLLVSSAISLMLPSQVVSASGAPFAVFVGHFWGTGPAQLISIFAVVSCVGALNGWSSVSVPAPRR; encoded by the coding sequence TTGGGCCTGCTGGCGGCAATCGCGCTGGTCATGGGCAGCATGATCGGCGCGGGCGTATTCCTTTTGCCGGCCAGCCTCGCCCCATTCGGATGGAACGCTGTAGGAGCGTGGATCATTGCCATCTGCGGCACGTTGGTTCTTGCGACCGTTCTCGCGCGGCTGGTGGAGGCCCACCCCGATGCTGGTGGCGCGGTGGGTATCGTCGACGTCGCGTTCGGGGACGTCCCGGCATTCCTTGTGAGCTGGGTCTACCTGATCTCCAACCTGACCGGAATGGTGATCATCGCCGTCGCGGCCGTCAGCTACATGGCAAGCCTGGTGCCGATCATGTTGGAAGCACCGCTGGCTGTCGTGGCGGCGGTTATCTGGGCAATAGTCTTGCTCAACCTGCGCGGGCTTCGCGCTGCTGGACGATTTCAGACCGCAACCACCGTGATCAAGATCATCCCGCTGATCGCGGTCATTTCACTGGCGGTGGGTGCTCTGGCCGAGCAGAAGGGTGCAATTGCGCCGTTCCATCCTTCAGCACTCTCACTCGACGGATTGGGCGGTGCGGCGGGCTTGACGATGTTTGCGCTGCTCGGGTTCGAAACAGTCGGGTTCGCAGCAGGGCGCGTGCGCGATCCTGCCAAGACCGTGCCCCGTGCTCTGCTCTGGGGGACGGCCCTGACAGGTGTGTTTTACCTGCTGGTCAGTTCCGCGATCTCGCTGATGTTACCTAGCCAGGTCGTCAGCGCGTCGGGCGCGCCCTTCGCGGTCTTCGTCGGCCATTTCTGGGGCACGGGACCGGCACAGTTGATCTCAATTTTCGCGGTCGTCAGTTGTGTCGGCGCTCTCAACGGATGGTCGAGCGTGTCCGTTCCGGCACCGAGGCGGTGA
- a CDS encoding alpha/beta hydrolase: MAKGRFFGCDDPQGLAVHFHGGGWVLGSIHNQDDILTQLSQQCSFDIITLDYPLAPEAGLAEIIAWSQMALIAITRTHSERPIVIIGESAGAHLALSALLAIRDHAGLPDNIRALSLFYGIFDLSMTASQRSWGPTFLGLSTPWLEYFYELALPTMGLEERRAPSISPLYADLSGLPPALLSVGTLDPLIDDSKLLHAKWLEAGNIGQLDVYPEAPHGFNHSETAMAGHANRASSEFLLKYL; this comes from the coding sequence ATGGCCAAAGGTAGGTTCTTCGGCTGTGACGACCCTCAGGGGCTTGCAGTCCATTTCCATGGGGGCGGCTGGGTTCTCGGTTCGATCCATAATCAGGATGATATTCTAACCCAGCTATCACAACAGTGCTCGTTTGATATTATCACACTTGATTACCCGCTCGCCCCCGAAGCAGGCTTGGCAGAGATCATTGCCTGGTCACAGATGGCTTTGATTGCGATCACAAGGACGCACTCTGAGCGCCCTATCGTCATCATCGGCGAGTCCGCCGGAGCGCATCTTGCGTTGTCCGCCCTCCTGGCAATCAGGGATCATGCAGGTCTTCCTGACAATATTCGGGCGCTGTCGCTGTTTTACGGAATATTCGATCTTTCTATGACGGCTTCGCAGCGATCCTGGGGGCCCACATTTCTGGGTCTTTCAACTCCCTGGCTCGAGTACTTCTACGAACTCGCCCTGCCAACCATGGGCCTCGAAGAACGTCGTGCGCCCTCGATTTCGCCACTCTATGCGGACCTCTCGGGCCTGCCCCCGGCGCTGCTTTCGGTGGGGACTTTGGACCCGTTGATCGACGATAGTAAATTGCTCCACGCCAAATGGCTCGAGGCGGGCAACATCGGACAGCTTGATGTTTATCCGGAAGCTCCACACGGCTTCAATCATTCAGAAACAGCTATGGCCGGCCATGCGAACCGGGCTAGCTCCGAGTTTTTGCTTAAGTATCTCTGA
- a CDS encoding NAD(P)/FAD-dependent oxidoreductase codes for MTIDHSGHDPAAPSVDPAFIRRAIDQSNLNALRIALYQATGDTELASMGVTTYAPSGTPFLSYVVAERDVERLKAKALAYLEAQPHFMTPVPDRAEAYRLMTLYQGEAPDPATAEYGYEELGFDEFSREALWTSRPPPRVLEEFLVTVVGAGFSGIAAGIQLDRLGIPFRILERQGDIGGTWELNDYPSARVDITTFLYQYKFVKNYPWRSHFATRDELKEYIDHVVDKFGLRNRIETDTSVTAAHWDAAKARWTVSTRRSSGERETFDCNVVISAAGLFSTPNLPEIEGIETFRGAIFHTTAWDHGFDYGNKAVGLIGTGSTGSQLMPEVALQARHLTVYQRTPHWVTPIRGYRNPVSPETRWLLDTLPGYANWFCYSHHVAQMQSQNLHEIDPVWQARGGQVNEKNEQLREGLLRYVSRKVGHRPDLMAKVVPDYAPMARRLVVDNGWYDTLLRDNVTLETSGIERFTPRGIVSRDGRETCLDLVIVGAGFKVSQYLWPVAYAGRDGANLDDLWARDGARAYLTVALPGFPNFFMLYGPNAGVRAGSFHSWMEILTRYICNALVGMIERGASTIEVRREAFDAYNRDLDAAMARMLWESEKGGGGYYVNAFGRSGVQMPWTLGEFYARVKTPNLDDFLVD; via the coding sequence ATGACGATTGACCACTCTGGTCACGACCCTGCTGCGCCCTCCGTCGATCCAGCGTTCATCAGACGTGCAATCGACCAGTCCAATCTCAATGCGCTGCGCATCGCCTTGTATCAGGCGACCGGAGATACCGAGCTGGCCTCAATGGGCGTGACCACATACGCACCCTCAGGAACCCCATTCCTGTCCTACGTCGTGGCTGAAAGGGACGTCGAGCGATTGAAGGCGAAGGCCCTGGCCTACCTTGAGGCCCAGCCGCATTTTATGACCCCCGTGCCGGATCGCGCTGAGGCCTACCGGTTGATGACGCTTTACCAAGGTGAGGCGCCGGACCCGGCAACAGCGGAATATGGCTATGAGGAGCTCGGTTTCGACGAGTTCAGTCGTGAGGCGCTTTGGACCTCGCGGCCGCCTCCGCGAGTGCTCGAAGAGTTTCTTGTCACGGTCGTTGGTGCTGGATTCAGTGGCATCGCGGCCGGAATTCAGCTCGATCGGCTCGGCATTCCGTTCCGTATCCTCGAGCGTCAGGGAGATATTGGCGGGACCTGGGAACTTAACGACTATCCTTCCGCGCGCGTGGATATCACGACCTTCCTCTACCAATACAAGTTCGTGAAGAACTATCCCTGGCGCAGCCACTTCGCCACCCGCGACGAACTCAAGGAATATATTGATCATGTCGTCGACAAGTTCGGGCTGCGTAACCGGATCGAAACCGACACGAGCGTAACCGCCGCGCACTGGGACGCGGCGAAGGCGAGATGGACCGTCTCGACCCGTCGGAGTTCCGGAGAGCGTGAGACCTTCGATTGCAACGTCGTCATCAGTGCTGCGGGGTTGTTCAGCACTCCCAATCTGCCCGAGATCGAGGGCATCGAGACTTTTCGTGGAGCGATCTTCCACACCACGGCGTGGGACCACGGCTTTGACTATGGCAACAAGGCGGTGGGCCTCATCGGAACCGGTTCGACGGGATCGCAGCTTATGCCCGAAGTCGCGCTTCAAGCGCGGCACCTGACGGTCTATCAGCGCACGCCGCACTGGGTGACCCCCATTCGCGGGTACCGCAATCCGGTGTCGCCCGAAACCCGCTGGCTGCTCGACACTCTCCCGGGATACGCCAACTGGTTCTGCTACAGCCATCACGTCGCACAGATGCAGTCGCAAAACCTCCACGAGATCGACCCCGTCTGGCAAGCGCGCGGGGGCCAGGTCAACGAGAAGAATGAGCAGCTACGCGAGGGCCTGCTGCGCTACGTTTCGCGCAAGGTCGGCCATCGCCCGGACCTGATGGCCAAGGTCGTTCCCGACTATGCGCCGATGGCGCGGCGGCTGGTCGTCGACAACGGCTGGTACGACACGCTGCTGCGCGACAACGTCACTCTGGAAACAAGCGGCATCGAGCGATTTACTCCACGCGGCATCGTCTCGCGCGATGGCCGCGAGACATGCCTGGATCTCGTGATTGTCGGGGCCGGCTTCAAGGTGTCCCAGTATCTCTGGCCGGTCGCCTACGCGGGACGCGATGGCGCCAACCTCGACGACCTTTGGGCACGCGACGGGGCGCGAGCTTATCTGACGGTTGCGCTCCCCGGGTTCCCCAACTTCTTCATGCTCTATGGGCCCAACGCTGGCGTGCGGGCGGGGAGCTTCCATTCCTGGATGGAGATTCTCACGCGCTACATCTGCAACGCGCTGGTCGGGATGATCGAACGCGGCGCCAGCACGATCGAGGTCAGACGGGAGGCGTTCGACGCCTACAATCGTGATCTCGACGCAGCGATGGCACGGATGCTGTGGGAATCCGAAAAGGGCGGCGGCGGTTACTACGTCAACGCCTTCGGCCGCTCGGGCGTGCAGATGCCGTGGACGCTGGGTGAATTCTACGCGCGGGTGAAGACGCCGAACCTCGACGATTTTCTGGTCGACTAG
- a CDS encoding iron-containing alcohol dehydrogenase: MADFLENHAYRIPGAERVESGVGRVDALRKSVTRLGASRVLVASSKSVVEKTPNVDRVQGALAGCAVEVFGGCRQHSPESDIEAMIVAIARHGADAVVSIGGSSIFDTVKIATSRHADRTGAEPIPQIAIPTTLSAGEFTYGAGYTEEETQSKKLALDPRVAPRIVVLDPEVTIDTPAELWLSSGIKALDHALEAVWAIRPHPYVEPLALEAIRLLFENLPSSRDPANLESRAACQFAAWMSISGAGASGMRLSHFLGHQIGARLHIPHGITSCILLPSVMRHLRDKTLAAQGRIAVAMGLSRANLAPEKLADAAADRLETFIADLGLPHSIDAAGGTPEDIDAITVASFAAATQLGLADDLPEGPESIRRILLGGG, encoded by the coding sequence GTGGCCGATTTCCTTGAGAATCATGCCTATCGCATTCCCGGGGCGGAACGGGTGGAATCGGGGGTTGGCCGGGTCGATGCGCTGCGCAAGAGCGTCACGCGCCTCGGGGCCTCGCGCGTCCTCGTCGCCTCATCGAAGAGCGTCGTCGAGAAGACCCCCAACGTAGACCGGGTGCAGGGGGCGCTGGCGGGTTGCGCGGTCGAAGTGTTCGGCGGGTGCCGGCAGCATTCGCCCGAGAGCGACATCGAGGCAATGATCGTCGCTATCGCGCGGCACGGCGCCGACGCGGTCGTCTCGATTGGCGGCAGCAGTATTTTCGATACGGTCAAGATAGCGACCTCGCGTCACGCGGATCGCACCGGCGCTGAGCCGATCCCGCAGATCGCGATCCCCACGACCCTGTCGGCGGGCGAGTTCACCTATGGCGCAGGTTACACCGAGGAGGAGACCCAGTCCAAGAAGCTGGCGTTGGATCCCCGCGTCGCACCGCGGATCGTGGTGCTAGATCCCGAGGTCACTATCGACACGCCTGCAGAGCTGTGGCTGTCGAGCGGGATCAAGGCGCTCGATCATGCGCTCGAGGCGGTGTGGGCGATCCGGCCACATCCCTACGTCGAGCCGCTGGCGCTCGAGGCGATCCGCCTGCTGTTCGAAAACCTTCCGTCCAGCCGCGATCCCGCCAATCTCGAGAGCCGCGCCGCGTGCCAGTTCGCGGCGTGGATGTCGATTTCCGGAGCGGGAGCTTCCGGCATGCGCCTGAGCCATTTCCTCGGTCATCAGATCGGGGCTCGCCTGCATATCCCGCACGGCATCACCTCGTGCATCCTGTTGCCCTCGGTAATGCGCCATCTGCGCGACAAAACACTTGCGGCGCAGGGCCGGATAGCGGTGGCGATGGGGCTTTCACGGGCCAATCTGGCGCCAGAGAAACTCGCCGATGCAGCGGCCGACCGCCTTGAGACTTTCATCGCCGACCTCGGACTACCCCACTCGATCGATGCAGCGGGTGGTACGCCGGAGGATATCGACGCGATCACCGTCGCGAGCTTTGCCGCAGCCACCCAACTCGGGCTCGCCGACGATCTTCCCGAGGGACCCGAAAGCATTCGGCGAATCCTGCTCGGCGGCGGCTGA
- a CDS encoding LysR substrate-binding domain-containing protein has protein sequence MKRPNLRAFDLNLLPILDALLDERSVSLAADRINLSQSATSSALLRLREMFNDPIVIREGQRMVPSTRALLIRDQLKAGLATITDIIVELRNDARETGHRQVTLAAPEHIQLTMLEAIQAIMIDEASDMDFKILTLDQKEMIAHLDQCKTDIAMGSFGSLSDKFNRKKLYKETMVAVMRKNHPALANAVDNRISMADFKLYPHLVVSNSEDISDSHLSTWLASKAVKRKVTAVVQHISMITQILRDTDFICLGTERSFRVTPESDKYLDKLMLPAELATDYYLVEMVWHDRTSQDVAIGAVRDAIHTFCKAL, from the coding sequence ATGAAGCGGCCCAACCTGCGCGCGTTCGACCTCAACCTGCTGCCGATCCTCGACGCGCTGCTCGACGAGCGCTCGGTCAGCCTCGCGGCGGATCGGATCAATCTTTCGCAATCAGCGACGAGTTCGGCGCTGCTCCGTCTGCGTGAGATGTTCAATGATCCGATCGTGATCCGCGAAGGCCAGCGCATGGTACCCTCGACCCGCGCGCTGCTGATCCGCGACCAACTCAAGGCGGGGTTGGCGACGATTACCGACATAATCGTCGAACTGCGCAACGATGCCCGGGAGACGGGCCATCGTCAGGTTACGCTAGCGGCACCGGAACACATCCAGCTCACCATGCTCGAAGCGATCCAGGCGATTATGATCGACGAGGCGAGCGACATGGACTTCAAGATCCTGACGCTCGACCAGAAGGAAATGATCGCCCATCTCGATCAGTGCAAGACCGACATCGCGATGGGCTCGTTCGGCAGTTTGTCGGACAAATTCAACCGCAAGAAACTCTACAAGGAGACGATGGTCGCGGTGATGCGCAAGAACCATCCGGCTCTGGCCAACGCCGTGGACAACCGGATCAGCATGGCGGATTTCAAGCTCTATCCGCACCTCGTCGTGTCCAACAGCGAGGATATCAGCGACAGCCACCTTTCGACCTGGCTTGCGTCGAAGGCGGTCAAGCGCAAGGTCACCGCAGTCGTCCAGCATATCTCGATGATCACGCAGATCCTTCGCGACACCGACTTCATCTGCCTGGGCACCGAGCGCAGTTTCCGCGTCACGCCGGAAAGCGACAAGTACCTGGACAAACTGATGCTGCCTGCCGAGCTCGCCACCGACTACTACCTGGTCGAGATGGTCTGGCACGACCGGACCAGCCAGGACGTTGCGATCGGGGCAGTGCGCGACGCGATTCATACATTCTGCAAAGCCCTTTGA